The following are encoded together in the Lathyrus oleraceus cultivar Zhongwan6 chromosome 3, CAAS_Psat_ZW6_1.0, whole genome shotgun sequence genome:
- the LOC127128447 gene encoding protein SOB FIVE-LIKE 4 — translation MDSFKQIWGAPEGCSSSESGWTMYIDSPMQEDEARCSNENDGYHHNHHNHHEVFGEKNRRKKKVDEEESDDSMASDASSGPMNYQEGYGRGGQGRNGTSASKKDKQDHGSKSCSKKNGSRQEKKRVDSRSKK, via the coding sequence ATGGATTCTTTTAAACAAATTTGGGGTGCTCCTGAGGGTTGTAGTAGTAGTGAATCTGGTTGGACTATGTATATTGATTCTCCAATGCAAGAAGATGAAGCTAGATGCAGCAATGAAAATGATGGAtatcatcataatcatcataatcatcatGAAGTCTTCGGCGAGAAGAATCGGAGAAAGAAGAAAGTCGATGAAGAAGAGAGCGACGATTCAATGGCCTCGGATGCTTCGTCCGGGCCGATGAATTATCAAGAAGGCTATGGTCGAGGCGGACAAGGTAGGAACGGAACATCGGCGTCGAAGAAAGATAAACAAGATCATGGAAGTAAGAGTTGTTCTAAGAAGAATGGAAGTAGACAAGAGAAGAAACGTGTTGATAGTAGAAGTAAGAAATGA
- the LOC127128448 gene encoding 6-phosphogluconate dehydrogenase, decarboxylating 2, protein MAPTLTRIGLAGLAVMGQNLALNIADKGFPISVYNRTTSKVDETVERAKQEGNLPLYGFHDPEAFVNSIQKPRVIIMLVKAGAPVDQTIKTLSAYLEKGDCIIDGGNEWYENTERREKEVAELGLLYLGMGVSGGEEGARRGPSMMPGGSIEAYKYIEDILLKVAAQVPDSGPCVTYIGKGGSGNFVKMIHNGIEYGDMQLIAEAYDVLKSVGKLTNEELQSAFTEWNKGELLSFLIEITADIFGIKDDKGDGYLVDKVLDKTGMKGTGKWTVQQAAELSVAAPTIEASLDARFLSGLKDERVEAAKIFKSGGLSENLTDQQVDKKQLIDDVRKALYAAKICSYAQGMNLIRAKSAEKGWGLELGELARIWKGGCIIRAIFLDRIKQAYDRNPNLANLLVDPEFAKEIIDRQPAWRRVVCLAVNSGISIPGMSASLAYFDTYRRERLPANLVQAQRDYFGAHTYERTDIDGSYHTEWFKLAKQSRI, encoded by the coding sequence ATGGCTCCAACACTTACGAGGATAGGTCTTGCCGGACTTGCTGTTATGGGCCAAAATCTCGCCCTTAACATTGCTGACAAAGGATTCCCCATTTCTGTTTATAACCGAACAACGTCAAAGGTTGATGAAACTGTCGAACGAGCAAAACAAGAAGGAAATCTTCCACTATATGGCTTCCATGACCCTGAAGCCTTTGTTAACTCCATTCAAAAACCGAGGGTGATAATAATGCTTGTTAAGGCCGGTGCACCTGTCGACCAGACCATCAAGACTCTATCTGCATACTTGGAAAAAGGTGATTGTATAATTGATGGAGGTAATGAATGGTACGAGAACACCGAGAGGAGGGAGAAAGAGGTAGCTGAATTGGGTCTGCTCTACCTTGGGATGGGAGTTTCGGGTGGTGAGGAGGGTGCTCGACGTGGTCCCTCTATGATGCCCGGTGGTTCTATCGAGGCTTACAAATACATCGAAGATATTCTTCTCAAGGTGGCAGCTCAAGTTCCTGATAGTGGTCCTTGTGTGACGTATATCGGTAAAGGTGGATCCGGTAATTTCGTGAAGATGATCCATAATGGAATTGAATATGGTGACATGCAGCTGATTGCCGAGGCTTACGATGTGCTGAAGTCAGTTGGAAAGTTAACAAACGAGGAACTACAAAGTGCGTTTACAGAATGGAACAAGGGAGAACTTCTGAGTTTCTTGATTGAAATCACTGCGGATATATTTGGAATCAAGGATGATAAAGGTGACGGATATCTTGTCGACAAGGTCCTCGACAAAACCGGCATGAAGGGTACCGGTAAGTGGACTGTTCAGCAAGCCGCTGAATTATCGGTTGCTGCTCCCACCATTGAAGCTTCATTGGATGCTAGGTTCCTCAGTGGTTTGAAAGACGAAAGAGTCGAAGCTGCAAAGATCTTTAAATCAGGCGGCCTTAGCGAGAACTTGACCGACCAACAAGTAGACAAGAAGCAGTTGATTGATGATGTTAGAAAGGCTCTTTACGCAGCCAAGATCTGCAGTTACGCACAAGGAATGAATCTGATCCGTGCAAAGAGCGCTGAAAAGGGTTGGGGTTTGGAATTGGGTGAACTCGCCCGTATCTGGAAAGGAGGCTGCATCATTAGAGCTATTTTCTTAGACAGAATCAAACAAGCATACGACAGAAACCCCAATTTGGCAAACCTTCTTGTCGATCCAGAGTTCGCAAAGGAAATAATCGATCGCCAACCTGCATGGAGGAGAGTTGTTTGCCTTGCTGTCAATTCTGGTATCAGCATCCCAGGTATGTCTGCTAGTCTTGCTTATTTCGACACTTACAGAAGGGAAAGGTTGCCGGCTAATTTGGTGCAAGCTCAACGAGACTATTTCGGTGCTCATACTTATGAAAGGACTGATATCGACGGGTCTTACCATACTGAGTGGTTCAAGCTTGCCAAGCAGTCAAGAATTTAG